The following nucleotide sequence is from Gemmatimonadaceae bacterium.
CGGGTGCGCTTGCGTCGCTGGATGCGGTGCAGCGGCGGTTCGCTGAGATCGCCGCGCTATCGGACGCCGACGAGTGGGAGTACGTCTGCGCCGCGTTCGCCGAGGATCAGGGATGCGCCCCGGAGGCGCTGACGCGAGAACAGGCGGAAACGATCCTCGCCGCCCACGATGAAGCGGCTGCGGCCCTGCACGCGATGGTGCTCGATGACTCCCGCAAGGAGTTCGGTGCCTTCGCCCGCATTGGCTTCGGGCTCGGGATGTCGGAGGAGGACCGAATGGCCGACTTCACCGCCGTTCGCGGCAGCGCCGACACCAACGCGGTCGTGCAGAAGCTGGTCAGCGAGCAGGCTGCCATGACCGAGCGCTCCGGGCGACTAAGCGCACTGCTGGCGACGTTCTGAATATCCGACGGGCGCCGGCTACCGCTGGCGCCCGTCGCTCATCCCTGCTCGCCCGCGTACGCCGGCGAATCGTCCCCCTCTGGACTCGGCGGCAGGAATCCCAGGTCCACGCACATGCCCTCCATTGCATCGGGAAGGAGGGCGGGAAAGAACAGGAACCCCTGCAGGAGGATCAGCGGACGTGCGCGGCGTCCCGTGCCGGCATAGCGGTACCGCGCCCAGAGTTCGTAGGCAAACACCACGAGTCCGCAGGCCGCCGCGATGACGCACCATGTCGTGGCGGCAATCCGCCACGGCAGGACGATGGCCATCCAGAGTCCGATGGCATACGACGTCGCCAGGCCAAGCGTCCGCATACCGCGCATCGCCCGATTCGAGACGATGAAGCACCCCAGGAACAGGGTGATGCCGAACAGCATCATGGCCCACATGATGTCGACGTACCAGATCGTCACGAGCGCTCCGGAGTGGGGTGCGAACAGCGGAGGGGGACAGCGCGCCCACAAGATGCGGTTCGACCGCCACCCGCGCCAGCGTTCAGGGCTGCAGTCGGCCGGGGTACATCGTGGCGACTGCCTCGCGTGCCGCCTCGAGCGCGCTGTAGCGCGGCGCGAAACCGAGCCGTCGGCACGCCTTCTCGATGCTCGCGTGCGGTGCGTGCAGGATGTGGTCCCGCGTGATCGCGGCGCTGCGAGCACTCACGGTCTCCTGCCAGGCCTCCCACGGCAAGAAGTCCAGCCGCGCGGTTTGCCCAAACCACCCCGCGGCCGCTTCCGCATAGGCGCGCATCGTCACCGGCTGCGCCGCCGCCACGTGAAAGGCCTCGCCAACGGCGGCGTCTGGCTGCGCCACAGCGCAGGCAAACGCCTGGGCCACGTCGTCCGCGTGCACGTGCTGCAGGGTCGCCAGGCCATCGTCGGGCAGCGTGACCATTTCCCCCGCCGCCAGCGCCGCGAAGACGCTTTCGTCGAGATGACCCGCCGGATTGATGGGCCACCAGCCGGGACCCGTGATGTGACCGGGGTGCAGGATCGTGGCCGGAAATCCACTCGCGGCGGCCTCGAGCAGCAGGCGCTCGATTGCCGCTTTCTGGATGCCATACTCGCCGAAGGGCTCGCGCAGCGCCGTCTCGTCATACGGTCGCGTGCGCGGATTGCCGTGCACCCACAGCGTCCCGCAATGCACGAAGAGTCCGACGCGGCCCCGCAGTGCGTCGATCAGCCGTGTGGCGGACGACGGGGTGAAGCAAAGCAGATCAACCACGACATCACCCCGTAGTGTGGCAATCGCCGTGCCGAACGATCCTTCACGCTCGGCGACGGTACGATCGAGGCGGCAATGCGCCACCGCCTGCCACTCCCCGGCGGGCTGATACGGCAGGCGCTCGCCGCGGGACACGGCCACGACGTCGTGTCCCGCGCAGACCAGTCGTGGCACGAGCCACGTCCCGATGTGTCCGGTCGCTCCGATGACGACAATGCGCACGCGGTGCTCGTTGATGGCTGACCACACAACAATACGAAGTCCCCCGGGTGTTGCCACCCGGGGGACCTCGTCGCTTCTCCCTCACCGCTCGCGAATCCCTGCTGTCAGGAGCATCAGGCGATTCGCCGCGGTCCAGCCGGCCTAGAACTTGAACGTCAGCTTGGCGTACACGAGGTTCGCCGTGTACTTGCCGTCATCGGGCTTCATCTTGAAGATGAGCGTCGTCGGCATCAGGCTGCTGTTCCAGTTGTACGGATCCTTGTAGTCGTACTTCTCGAACATGTACCCGGCCGAGATCGCCCAGTCCTTCGTCACCACGTAGTTGTACGAAGCGTTCAGCGTCGTGATTTCGGTGTCGTCCCAGTCGGTGAGGTCACCGGCGCCGCCCTGGCCGGCCGGAATCAGCGTCGTACGGCCCGGGTTGTAGAACGTGCCCGTTTCCAGCGCCGTGACGTCCATCAGGCCGTCCACTCTCTGGCTGGTCGCGGCGAACGAGAACGTCTGCCTCTCGGGCACGACCTGGAAGGTGAAGTTCGCACCGTAGGTATTGGTCTCGTCGGTGCCGGCGTAGTTCAGCAGGTTGTTGATCTTCAGCGGGTTG
It contains:
- a CDS encoding NAD-dependent epimerase/dehydratase family protein is translated as MRIVVIGATGHIGTWLVPRLVCAGHDVVAVSRGERLPYQPAGEWQAVAHCRLDRTVAEREGSFGTAIATLRGDVVVDLLCFTPSSATRLIDALRGRVGLFVHCGTLWVHGNPRTRPYDETALREPFGEYGIQKAAIERLLLEAAASGFPATILHPGHITGPGWWPINPAGHLDESVFAALAAGEMVTLPDDGLATLQHVHADDVAQAFACAVAQPDAAVGEAFHVAAAQPVTMRAYAEAAAGWFGQTARLDFLPWEAWQETVSARSAAITRDHILHAPHASIEKACRRLGFAPRYSALEAAREAVATMYPGRLQP